A segment of the Calonectris borealis chromosome 10, bCalBor7.hap1.2, whole genome shotgun sequence genome:
GGTACGGCTGCCTCGCCGCCTGCAGAGCCCGGCCTCGGAGCCTCCCGGGAGGCCGCTGCCGCCGAGTCCTTCTTTCGGGTTTTTGGATGAGGTGTGAGTGGCCGGAGCCTGGGCAGTGGGGTATTTATGTATCCGTACGGCTGCAAGAGGCGGCACGGTGCTCTGCGGACACGGATTTAGCTGGAAACtcgacatatatatatattattttatatatatatatatatttatatatttttttttaaagcgggAGCCAGCGTGCTCCGTCCAATCTGATACAGCATCTAGGACAAATGCAGTGTATTAACGacataggttttttttaaacgccagtatttaatgtattttaaacgCCAGTATTTAACGTGTGATTGCGAAAGCTTTCATTTCCCAAGCCATCTTAGTCTGCGGAGACGTCGCTCTTTATCCGTAGGAACGAACGGAATAGGAGGATCCcaatttcttgttttccttttaaaacagaaagaggaaagcgTCAAACCCCATGGCAAGGGAGCAACATATATTGCAATATCTGGACATTAGTATTATTTTCAAGATGGGCAGAACTATTTGAAATAGTGGACCGGATGGATAAAAGGCTCTTTATAGCCCTGGCGGCGCAGCTCCCGCCGGGTTCAGcggagcaggatcaggccctgtaAGGGAGTGAGAGGTGTATTTGCTTCAACAACACAATTTCGGCGTAGGCCGAGGAGAGGGAGCCGGCAGAGACTCCTCTAAAAGCCCCTTTCACCCCACGGTCTCGCTCCCGCGTgggccggcggggagggcagggcaggccggGAGCGGAGCACCGGGCGCCCCGGGTCTTGCCGGGCTGGGGACCAGCGCTggggccgcgggccggggcgcggagcggcggcgccgggaagcggcggccgggccgggccggggagaaccgagccggggcggggcgggcagcggcggcggcttGCGCCGAGGGCGGCCCGAGCGTCTCTGCAACAGCATCCCCCGGCCCGGCTCGCTCCCTTCGGAAActctccctgtcccatccccgGGCGCGTCTTCGTTGGAAAATCGTGGGACTGCGGTTCACGGAGAGGAATATAAATTGTTCCCCGGTCGAAAATGTCCTGAAAACTGCTCGGCAGGGAAACCCGGGACCGTGCCCGGACCCCGTCGCCCGCCGGGGCTCAGCGGGCCCGGACGCTGTTAAGCGGCACGGGAGGGGAACGCTTTTCGGTTGATTTAAACTATTTGCACTTGTAACCCCCTAATTCATTCCGTAATTAGCAACCGCCGGTTGAAGGGTAAAACGTGACCCTGTACCGCGGAGGCGGCGGAGCCGGGGGGCACCCGGGCAAGGCCGGCCCCGACCCCCGCTCCGGGGGTGCCCGCACCCCGTGGGTCTCCGCTCCGCCTCGCTGCGTCGTTGCCgagcaaggaggagaagggcCCGGGGTCGGGATTCCCGGGGAAACCGAggcaccctgcagccccgggggtccccgggggccgggccgggggctgcccggcgcTGACGGCCCCTCTCTCCCGCAGCGGTGCTGAAGGCGGAGCCGGCCGCCGTGTTCAAGTTCCCGCTGGCTCCCTTGGGCTGCTCGGGGCTGGGCTCGGCGCTGCTGGCCGCCGGCTCGGGGCTGCAGGGCGGCTCCGCCTCGCCCCATCTCCCGCTGGAGCTGCACCTCCGCGGCAAGCTGGAGCCGGGCCCCCCGGAGCCGGGCAGCAAGGCCAAGAAGGGACGCCGCAGCCGCACCGTCTTCACCGAGCTGCAGCTCATGGGGCTGGAGAAGCGTTTCGAGAAGCAGAAATACCTCTCCACGCCCGACAGGTAGGCGATGCCGGACCCCCCGGACCGGggcgggatgggacgggacgggggctcatttttcctgcaaaaggaggaaagctgCCAGCCGAGACGAAAGGTGCCCGGGCTCACCGCCTCTCTCTCTCGCCCGCAGAATAGACCTGGCCGAATCGCTGGGGCTCAGCCAGCTCCAGGTGAAAACCTGGTACCAGAACAGGCgcatgaaatggaagaaaatagtaAGTGCCCCAGTCCGACCCTTCTGCGCGCCGCACTGCGCCGGGTCCGCGCCCCACCGGGGTACCGAGTGCTGGCCCGCGGGCTCGTCCTTCTGCATGCCGGCCCTAGCCAAAatataataatcataataaaaaacTATATATGCCCCGGTCTTTAAGGCCAGCATCGCCTGGGGCCCCGCCCGACCTCCCGGTCCGAGCCCGGCCGGCTTTGCAGCTCGGCCCCGCGGGCGCGGAGGGCGATCGGCGCAGGTCGGGAGCTGCCGCGGCCGCTCCCCTAGCTGCGGCCCGGGTGCGGTGCCGGGGGACGGGGGAGAGGGAGGTTTCCCCGTCCGGGGCTGATGGCAGCACGGTTTTACCGGGGtgcccccctcctctgccccctccccgcctcgcaGGTGTTGCAGGGGGGCGGCCTGGAGTCCCCCACCAAGCCCAAGGGCCGCCCCAAGAAGAACTCCATCCCCAGCAGCGAGCAGCTCTCGGAGCAGGAGCGAGCCCGGGACGCAGAGAAGCCGCCCGAGAGCCTGGGCTCGCCGGCCGAAGTCAGCCAGGAGGAGTGAGGGTGACCGCCCGGCCccaccgccgccggccccggccgccccccccgggcgctgcccgccgagcccgctgccggccccgcacCTCCCCGGGGGGCGGAGGACGGGGGACAGCACGGTTAGTGGTTGCGGTCGCCGTCGGTCTCGGGTGAATTGGGCGTTTTGGTGGGTCGCGTCCccgtctccctcccctccccgccccgccgcttctctccgcgcccgcggagcgcTGCGCCACGGACGCCTGCCTTGTGCGGCGGCCCGGGGGGGCCAGGAGGACACTGGATCCCATCTCTCACATCTACTCGCTGTCTAAAACCCTGTGGTGCCCCTAGTTATTCGAAAACTGCATTTTATGATCAGTTTTATTAATGCGAAGatatttactttatttcaataaaGTATTTTATGAACTATTGCTCTGAGTAATGTAAtgcttttgaataaaaaaaaatatttttttttttccgggagGCAGGTTAGAGATTCAAACAGGCAGATTACCGGGACAGAGCAAAGCGGGTGCTGTCCCGCCCGGTACCGGGCGGATTCTCCCGTCGCTTTCCCTGACGGCTCGGCCTGCCCGCGGCCGGGAGAGGCACGATCCGCAGTCTTTTCTCGGGCAAATTTGGATGCTTTGCATTTTAAGAATCGTTAATTGCTGTCAAATGAGTTAATTAGATTCCGCATCATCCTAAATGATGCTTTTTTAACACGCGGTTGGGGCAGGAGGCCTGATAGCCCACGGCGGCGAGCGCAGCCGGAGCGGACCCCTTCCAACCGCAGCAGGGCCGAGCCCGCaccctccgcgccgctccgctcccgccgctccgctcctGCCGCTCTCCCGGGGCTCTCTGAGAGCTGCTGCGACGTAGCACGAAACCGTGGCGCTTTGCTTTTTGCCTTacttttttgttgtggttgttgtttgttttccccgagtccttgctgtatttttttccatcgAGATATCAAATTATAGAGCATCTACCGAGACATGCAATTACCGCCATCCTGCTAAAAACCCAGAAGCACCGCAGGAAGCGGCGAGAGGCAGAGagcgaggggaggggagcggggccgggggcagcgcgggcGCGGTGCTTGCGCGGAGGTGACGGGCGGGCGCTGCGCGGCGGGACGAGGGGCCCGGGCTGAGCCCACGCTGCGGGGGAGCTAATTAGGCGGGCCTCCCAATTAAAGATGGTAATTAGCAGTCGCGGGCTCGGGGGCTTGCCGGTGCCTCCCGCCGGTTGCGGCGGGGAGCGGGTCCCTCTCTGACCCGGCACGGCCCCGCACGGCGGGGGAAGGCGCCCGCACCGAAGCCGGCTTTCGGTAACGCCTGCATCCCCCGCTCGCGGCACGGGGGCGGCCGCGCCGACAGCATCCTCGGGCTTTAAT
Coding sequences within it:
- the BARX1 gene encoding homeobox protein BarH-like 1, whose product is MQHPLELGAAHYFPAEAFPDHRSHRYRSFMIEEILTDPPDAKGAAPAGELLKFGVQALLSARPYHNHLAVLKAEPAAVFKFPLAPLGCSGLGSALLAAGSGLQGGSASPHLPLELHLRGKLEPGPPEPGSKAKKGRRSRTVFTELQLMGLEKRFEKQKYLSTPDRIDLAESLGLSQLQVKTWYQNRRMKWKKIVLQGGGLESPTKPKGRPKKNSIPSSEQLSEQERARDAEKPPESLGSPAEVSQEE